One window from the genome of Pelobates fuscus isolate aPelFus1 chromosome 13, aPelFus1.pri, whole genome shotgun sequence encodes:
- the CINP gene encoding cyclin-dependent kinase 2-interacting protein has translation MESNKTTPVKSAISGSARKIKDNAADWHNLMLKWETCNNTGFDAANKIVNLKISTKSYNEMLLDNTLSTNDGMDKDKVELENCCTELLDNLQNMEHILVRMEKLSSTLKGVCDLEAYQCSRNVSKPILFHTWPTKLFYETSIKMSEMYKKEMSLKKTIAGHIAHTSDQDLLMVYLSCWLYQPYIENSIKVLLEGMLLETGHRPL, from the exons ATGGAGA gtaACAAAACCACACCTGTCAAGTCTGCTATATCAGGGAGTGCGAGAAAAATAAAGGACAATGCAGCAGACTGGCACAATTTGATGCTAAAATGGGAGACGTGTAATAATACTGGGTTTGATGCCGCAAACAAGATTGTGAATCTAAAAATCAGCACCAA ATCTTACAATGAAATGTTATTAGACAACACATTGTCTACCAATGACGGTATGGATAAAGACAAAGTGGAATTGGAAAACTGCTGCACAGAATTGCTTGACAATCTACAAAACATG GAGCACATACTGGTGAGGATGGAGAAACTGTCTTCTACATTAAAGGGAGTTTGCGATCTTGAAGCTTATCAATGCAGCCGCAATGTTTCTAAACCCATCTTATTTCATACGTGGCCAACAAAGCTTTTCT ATGAAACCTCCATAAAGATGTCAGAGATGTACAAGAAAGAAATGTCTCTCAAGAAGACAATTGCTGGTCACATCGCACACACGTCAGATCAAGATTTATTAATGGTGTATTTATCGTGCTGGCTATATCAGCCATATATTGAGAATAGCATTAAGGTACTACTAGAGGGCATGTTATTAGAAACTGGACATCGGCCTCTTTAA